AACCTACGAAAAGGATTTCATATATATAGTTACTCCAATTTCTATAGAATATATCATATTAGTGAATAGAGGTACatgtaatctttaaattttaggtCACCAAACCGTCATGTAGaaagatcagtatggtttgacatcAACCTGGTATATCCTTGTAAAAGGTTGCCATAAATGTGGTGATTCACCATATTGAGATATATACGAAAGTTATAGTGGATAAACATAAGATTGTCATTTTAAACATGAGAACTGATATCTTAGATATACCTACTAATTGATGACAATAAACACATAAATCTTTGGTCATAGTAGGTTTAAGTTGGTTTTCAATCAAATATCATCTAGTCGTTTACAAAAGTCAATCAATGTGTATCGAGGATTCTCTAAAGGAGATACTTAATATATGCCTCAGTTTTaaagaaatatcatattataaaaggATAATATTGTACGAGTGACCATATCATTGACAAATTAAAGAGTCAATCATTAACATTTTGTTAGTTGGGTATTATGATGCCTTGTTAAAGGTTAATCTCGAAATATGTTTGGATGGTTGTCAGGTTGAGAGCTCGACACAAATCCATCCACTATTAACTAACAGAAAGCTTTTAGGTCATATACAAAAGGAGTTGATTGAACTCTAAAGGCATAAGATTATTTGAGTTGAATCCAATTTGAAACTTAGATGGAGGATTTCAAGTCTTAGGAGGTCTTTGGGCTTGAAGTACAATTTATTGTACTTAAGAACTGAAGTGTAATATTCTTGAGGTGTTTTAGTGCATTAGAGATTATGACAAACCAGGTTTATCTAATAAGATAAGGATAAACTCATTTGGATTTCTTTTGGCCTATGCACAAACGTGCATGCATCACACACAAGTATACATTGTTCTTAGAAAAAGATAATCTATTATCCTTATCAAcccaaaattaagataaatcaCGAATTGTATAAGATTGAATAAGGATGATGTACCGACATACATCAAACATGCATGACCATATAtggtgtctatatatatatacttgaatctcatattttcatttctttcttcctCCCCAAGCCTCcgcacccccccccccccccccccccggtGCAAAACACCTTCTCGCTCATACACAACATTCTAGCACACTACAGTGTGCGGGTAATATGttgtttttatgaaataaaaaggaGGAGATATTGTTagataactaaaaaatataaagaaatattgagagatatttaaattaagtgaaaaaaaataattagaggaattgttagatataaaaaaaagaaaagaaatatattgaGGGATTTTTAAATTGGATGAAACCTTATCCtttcaaaattcaatctaaGAAGGATTAAAACAaggaatataattatatatatttggggAAAATGAGacattaaaagattttaattaagAGAGATATTATCCCTTTGAATACGTAAAGGAGCCTATATAAGTTGTTACTCccataaaaatattcattttggtTTCTTCCCTTTGCAATTGGAAGGGAGGTGGAAAGGTTATTTCACactaaaaatttaagtttaacttttcctttttattatatttggtaacgttaaattttaggttttcgattgatagattaaattattgattattaGCTTTTAAGTTTGTAAGCAAAGTATTAGGAATTGATAGTCTTgacaatttgatattttatcttttattaaatgttttgattaagaaatttatttcatttgcaGTTGAAAATCTTCCTAGAAATTCTataaagagcaatactatatgtacctactttgggtacacaaatatatacaaactcatatgtgtcatcatatgattggttattgttttattcttaattcaaaatcatccaatcagatgatgacacatataaatgtgtatacatttgtgtacctaaagtgggtacaaataattttattgttctatAAAATGTTTCTTCAAATATGtcaaatttttatagtttaatggttattatgtaaattattaaaaatcttagaacAAAAAATCCTGAATTTTGGACAAATGTTAGTTTGACTTTCGTGAATGTTTTGAGCCATTGTAGTGCAATTGTATCTCAAAATCTTTctagaaaatttattatatgtcattttagttatatcaaaaatttataactttgttatatttatataaattattaaaaatattataacaaaaactgtCCAGTAAAGTTCTCAAATTCAAGACaatcttgtttaattttatcaatagtttgaaaatgaaattaaattaatttagatttgaGAATTTTTGTGAAGGTTTTATTATATGTCTTTTAcgttatattaaaatttaataattttttacaactataaaaatggttaaaaatcaagaaataggATTTAGTTTTCAGGTCACTGTTTACCCCCTTTATTCATTGAATGTTTTAAAGAggaattttgtttcatttgaaaatatttatgaaatttttcttGCATGTCTATTTTaatatttccaaattttttgtaattatggtgagtgaataatttattaaaaattttgtaacaaTAATTATCTAGTGAAAGTGTAACACCCCAATTTAGATATATACCCTTGATGGGAATATACTAAAAAAGACGTATATaactaaactatttaaaaactttaatgcataatcattattataaaacatgcaaaaagatgatataataaaaacaactgctttaaaaatcaaactcatAAATTTTCAAGTATCTGAAATCTCTGCTATAAAATAGCCATACAAATCACGTGTAAACCCATATGtctgaaagaaataataataatagaaataatgTCATGTGGTTGACAAACTAAATAACAAACCCTCGTATCGTGCAACTACTAGCTGGACCACTAGACCCCTGTTTGCCTTGCTACTCATCTTTACttgcaaaacatacaaaagaaaCACATGAGAAAACTCAATAAGTGGAGACCTTTCAGCTTTCATGGCTAATAAATTATCTAGCAATAAAACTCGCATTATGTTTGTAAGCTAACTATTATCACACTACGACACCTTAGTGTCCTGACATAGGTCaaccattaaaattttagtgaCCCAAGCTGAAATCGGCATATTTGATACCTTGGTAAAAATTATTATGGTGCCTCATGCACATACCAAATGGCTTATTAAGCTATCTAACTGGGACACCTTGATCACACAAAAACATCTTTGATAGTAGCTTCTTCTCTTACCACATATACTAATTGAAACTACTAACTAACCATCCAAAGATAGCCCTTATCTTATGTACATATGTGATGTATATCGTTGATCAcatgaggaatatctaaaagccacatctttaccatgcacacctaaactAATTTGGGTGGCTATGTGCCTCAACGTAGAGTGCCTGatacatctcataggtatccaaccttatttttcttacaaatattGTCACTTAGACATATAACTAGTGACTGTCTGGTTATGTGACACTAACCTTACGGTTGGTGACTTTTTGACTCAAATTCgacttgatttgagtttatgtTGTCGTCCATATTAGTTGGGCACCTTAtttatgtctttcttgaattttatatcaTCTACTAGCtcattattcttttaatataacTCTCCATTCTTATGCACATAGCCTAGGGGTATAATTATCTTTTGACTTTGTATAAGGGTACAATGTCATGCCCTTCTCAACCCATGCCCATGTGCCTCTTGAACCATATACACGGGCATATGACACTCAACACACGATCATGTATAAGGCCAATGCACACAAGGAGTTAACTTGGACACACTTTTGTGTACTTGAATCCACTTGTATAAGCCACGTGTCTTCTAGCACACatcatccacttttggaaagtcatacacaagtgtgtgtcccataccacatgaCCGTGTATTTCTCCCCCTAGAAAAAGCAAGGGATCATTGGACCTTCAAATTTTTTGGAACTACAAACGGGCTTGTATAAGAccatacatgaccatgtgtcaAGATTTATAAATTGCACCTTAGGGTTTCTATACTTTTTGATCACAAATCCAACAAGATTACTCCTTCTAAGACATACACAGAAGCCTCTACACACCCTAAGCATGATATTCATATGATTTATCTATACAAAATACACATACACGACTTTTAGAcattaatcaatcaaaaactaaaccttaataaaatcaataggTTAAGTATGCATATAACTCCATATTCACATTCATCATCAATTACATCTACAAAAGTCATCATTACTCTATTTGAAAATCCTTGGATCATTCTTATAacagaaaaattatacaaaaccaCATGATCAAACAAAGGAAGTCACTCTTCTTACTTGAATTCTGATGACAAAGCCTCCTTTGCACGACTATTGCTATTCTGGTGATCGACGATAGCTCCTCAGGCAACCACAAACTGCTTTCTCACTTTTGAGAGGctgaaaaatataacaaatatgagaaaaagagGGTTGATCgcgttttattttttatctccaGTACACAATACACAGACGTGTATAGACTATACATGATCGTGTGTCTAGTTACACAACAAAAGCAACTTCCTATTTGGTTGCAATCCTAATTTGATGCACTTATTTACTTTTCCTGACCATACAGTATCGTGTGTATCTCCATAAACAGGCATGTACACTTGAATTCATTAAttgcatatttaaaaaaaaaaaaaaaaaaaaaaaaagcctttcGGCTTACTTCTAGGTGTTATAGAAAAGTTAGTATATGTATAATCTAAGATTatgatttgatagttttaagtttgatttatgaTTTCTAGGGCAACAAGGAGATACTTGCATCTCCTTAGAcaattgaaatcataattaGAAATTATCTACTATTAAGGTATGTAAAAGATTACATAATATGTAATATTGCAAtcttttgtgttttatattaaaaatgtttatatgatgAACTAAGTTatgaaatcattttataaagatgaaTGAACTATTTTCTGATTTATTATATGACCATATTTCAAAagtatcttttattttaatctaaaatatattgaaaaacattttttaatggatatttctacgaaggaaacttgttattttgtttggttttcaaaatcaatgtaaatgatttttttaataaatattttaagatatttttcaaagataaatatGTGTTAGAAGAaaagttttataataatatttttgttgaatgtaCATAGTAAGATGAGGAATTGACAAAATTAAGAAtcaatacatacatacacacacacacacacacacacatatatatatatatatatatatatatgaccagatgataaaatatccaaaaacatATGTTGAATGATGAAAATCTGCAAacctattattaatatgaatgatGAAAGACCTGTAAACCTATTATGAATATGAGTATTTATAATAGGTCTTCATAcctattatgaatatgaatgatgaaaaatttacggatatattatgaatatgaatataaatacgAAGAAAGGTCTAcaaacttatataaatataaatatgaatgataaAAAGTCAGTGAACTTACAATGAATACAAATAAGAATACAATTAGATCACTAGGTGTACAAGTGATCTATGTGGTTCagtatgaattttatattttctatttatgagCTTACAAATGACATGTTTTCTATTTATGAGCAACATTCatgaattcttttaaaattattttatgaaaaaggACAAATGTTGTCTGTCCTTATCATTGATGAATACGAAAGTGATTATGTTTACTTTTTCTTAtgataatgaatatgaaattgTTTTACATTGTTCTTCTTATGATTGATGAATATGgaagtgttttatttttcttatgattaataaatatgaaacgTTTAATTCTTGTTTTCCTTATAACTAACTATTTTGAAAGtgaataagtttttataatataacatttataagaAGTTATATATTATGcttgtttttactatttaagtTGACGGCTCACTCATCGTTTCTATTATTTtgtagaataaattttttagagtaGCTAGGAagtataaaacaaaaagaaatcaatGAAAGAGAGAGGTTGAGGAAATTCTTGATGTACATGAATTATGTGATTATGTAAGATTTGTATATCTTAAATTTCTTGGACAATTATTTTTGAGGATTAGAGAAACTTTTATGATgtgaaaataatttgttttagaATAAAGTCACAGAAAATAAGTAAcatttcaatttgaatgagtTCCGAAATTGTGGTGTTGCAATGCAACTTCCATACTCCTACTGTCTATGTTTCATGTGGATATCGAGGTGAGATCCTATGCTTGGATTAAGAACGATATAGACATAATCCAACAATTGTGAAAGATGAAGAGCATCCAAACGCAGATATAAACTCAAAAACTTCATATGGatgttttgtatgtttgtgAATCAACGAAACTACCAATGGAATCCTAAGGAGGTTTTACGTTATTGTAGAAAGCCGTAACTAAAACCTAACAGCTACTTTATTACTAGTTTTCTGTTCCACTAGGACGTAAATAACTCTGCTCATTCACATTTAATTTCCAGTGGTTAAAATCTGTAAGCTAAAATTCTACTTTAATGTCTGCGGTCTGCAGTCTGCTATCTGTTGTCTTTTTCCTCTATAAAGTTGGCCAGTTGCTCAAGTATTTGAAAGATGagtaaatatgagaattttCATCGTTGAACAGTATAATAATCAGCAATGTTACGTCCAAGTTTATATCAACATCAATTTggcaaatttgaaattttaattattctataatttgGTTGACTTCAGTCCTGTGATAGGACATATTTAAGCATTCAACTTTTGAACtatcagttttgttttttctgctCAATTTTGAAGAGACAAATCTATGCATTCTCGAATTGCGACCAGTCCACATAGGGTGCTTTGAAGGTATTGAACTGTAGACAAAAACTCTATATATACCCTCCAGATGTCCTTCTTCTTAGGGATGACAATAAAGAGAGGCAatgaggggatctcaatccccatTTCCATCCTTATCCCTGCTACAAGGATGAAATTGATTTCCCATTCTCTCTCTTTGAAGAAAAATCACTTTCTCATTCTCTCCCTAGACTTAAAAGAGTCTTTTTCTTATACTCTTTAAACacgatataaatatattaaataacaaaattaagtaaaattaaaagcaattcactattttaaatgtcacaaatataatatattaattactttaatatacacaataaaaacctaaataaatttgaaaaatataaataatctaaaactataaagatatgttagtattttaagtaaatatattaatataaagggacaaGAGGGGGCGAGGCAGGGAGGTGACACATGTGTCCCTGTCCTCGTCCCGTCCCCTATTacgaaaatttttttcatcctcattCCCATCCCCTTCCCCATTTCTATTGGATAATACCCTTCTCGTTAGGGTTGGGAAAAGTCGGGAATGTGTCCCTGTTCTCGTCCCGTCCCCAAAATTGTCATCACTACGGCATCTCCACAAACTCAAAACTACCCTCATTCAAGCCAATTTTCAACACTTCTCAGAGTATTTGTTTTTGatccaaccaaaaaaaaaatgggggTTCTTCACCTTAACTCAGAGACTACAACAGCTGTAGCTCCATCTAGGATGTTCCAGGCTTTCATTCTTGATTCTCACAATCTTCTCCCAAATTTGGTGCCACAATCATTCAAGAACATTGCGTTAATTGAAGGCGATGGAGGCGTTGGCAGCATCAAGCTAATAAACTTCCCTGATGGTCAGTCCTGTGAAATAAATTGTCCTTAGCGAATGTATTTCTTTGTATTCTCTAACAATTACATGAACAGATGGCAATTcgatttaattatgtgattgacAGGAAGTTACTACAAGTATGTGAAACAAACGATCGACGTACTCGACAAAGAGAACTTTGTGTGCAAATACACTTTGATTGAAGGAGACAGTTTGGGGAGAAGCTTGAATCAGTTCTGTACGAGGTTAAATTTGAGCCTTCTGGCAATGGCGGAAGCATTTGTAAGGTGGCTAGTGAGTACCACACAAAGGTTGATCATGAAATAAAAGAAGTCGCCAAGGCAAGCCAAGAAAAAGCAGTTGAATTGTACAAGGTTGTGGAAGCACATCTCTTGGGAAACCCTGATCTCTATGCCTAAAGTTTAAAGCCTTATCACTTAAACCAATTTCCAAATTGGTTACCATTACGGGTTTTGTCGTACTgtaatattttccttttcttttgctttattttagAATAGTATGATTTGAATGTCATATTAATATGCCTTAGAGAATGTGGTTGTTGCTGCTGGAATGATGCTGTTAAAATGTTGTTGATGTTTTTTTGCTGCCGTTGTTGCTGTTACTTTTCATATAGTTgcttttaattcttaattatcGTTTGATTGTTTTAACTCAATTTCTTAGTCTTTAACTTTGATCATTTCACATATTTTACTTAGATTGATTGTCTAAACTTCAGCAGTAATTGTTTCGATGACATATTAATCTAGTTTGGAAATcgggttagatttgaattgtCACGAAATCTTTCTGAACTAATTAGAACTACTCTGAtgttattgtaggcaaatttgtTAGAGGCAAAGTGGAGAACTGTTAAATTATAAGTATCAATATAGCAGCACTTAAACCTTttacatataacatataattgtatcttcAAGTAGTTTTGTAGTTGTGCTTAATCTtattagttttgattttgatttttttagaatAGGTAAATTTGTACTAATAACAAGTTGTTTTCTAGAAAATTGGTCTTCTGTCggacatattaataatattcccAGATTCATAGACAGCTTAACAagaagttttttatatttatttgtgaagTGACACGATACAGACTCTTAACAATTACAAGCCAGCTGACCCAAAGCCTTATTAACAATACATACTCTTTAATCTAGTGAAAATTACAAGCCACACTTGACCCCAAGCCTTATTAACCAAAACACAAATCTGAACATACTAATATTGGTAACTTTAATAGGCATCAGGATTTGCCAAAAGGTAGGCTTCAATGGCCTTGAACAATCCTGAAGACTTTTCTTTGCCTGCTTTGATTTGCTCTCCTGTAATCGCAAAGTCGCCAATGGTATAGTACTTGCTTATGTTTTTGCAGAGGGATCCACCGTCCGGAGAAGGTGCTAACTTAATCTCATAGGTGATTTTCTCTAGCGATTTCATCAATGCATCACCCTCAATTACACTGTAACTGTAGATGAAATTTTCTTTGTCTAATGCTTCAACCTTATGTTTCACATAGTCAAATTGGCTTCCTGCAATTGACAATAAGCAAGTAAAACTAACAAGCATTTGTTACATTGCATTCATGTTATTTGCAAATATATGACACAAGAGGATTAAGTGATTATAGTGTAAAACAAACCCTCGCCAAAAGTAATCTTCTTGATACTGCCAGGCCCTCCATCTCCTTCAATGAGCTCAACAGTTTTAATGGCCTGTGGCACGATCTTGGGGATGAGTTTGTCACCATCATGGATAAGGGCGTTGAATATCTTAGCTGGGGGGATTTTCGTAACCACCTCCATTTC
Above is a genomic segment from Mangifera indica cultivar Alphonso chromosome 3, CATAS_Mindica_2.1, whole genome shotgun sequence containing:
- the LOC123210420 gene encoding major allergen Pru ar 1-like, producing MGVFTYEMEVVTKIPPAKIFNALIHDGDKLIPKIVPQAIKTVELIEGDGGPGSIKKITFGEGSQFDYVKHKVEALDKENFIYSYSVIEGDALMKSLEKITYEIKLAPSPDGGSLCKNISKYYTIGDFAITGEQIKAGKEKSSGLFKAIEAYLLANPDAY